Within Streptomyces sp. SS1-1, the genomic segment CGTCAAAGTCGTCCCCGGTGCGGCAGGACACGGTCAACCGGCCTACGATCAAGGCCGGTTGAGACGAAGGGGCGCGGACTCATGGGTGTGGCGATCCGGACGGCGGGCGAGGCGGACCGGGAGCTGGTGGTCGGGCTGCTGGACGCGGCCTTCCAGAACGACCCGGTCAGCAGCTGGGTCTTCCCCGGCGAGGAGCACCGCCGTACCACCCACCCGAAGCTGATGGCCGCGTTCACCGATGTCGTCCTGGCCCACGGCCGGATCGACGTCACCGAGGACGGCACGGCCTGCGCGCTGTGGATGTCCGTCCCCGCCGACGCGCCCGAGCAGGACGACGAGGGCCCCGCCCAGCTGCGCGCGGACGTCGACCCGGACAACGAGCGCGTCGAACTGATCGGCCGGCTGACCGCCGGGGTCCATCCGGCCGGGCGGGCCCACGAGTACCTGTGGATGATCGCCGCGGCCCCGGAGCGGCAGGGGCAGGGCCTGGGCACGGCCCTGATCACC encodes:
- a CDS encoding GNAT family N-acetyltransferase, with product MGVAIRTAGEADRELVVGLLDAAFQNDPVSSWVFPGEEHRRTTHPKLMAAFTDVVLAHGRIDVTEDGTACALWMSVPADAPEQDDEGPAQLRADVDPDNERVELIGRLTAGVHPAGRAHEYLWMIAAAPERQGQGLGTALITSVLDRCDQEGLGAYLEASSARSRVLYERLGFTLEGRPLDLPEGPRMWPMWREPRA